The proteins below are encoded in one region of Sulfolobus sp. A20:
- a CDS encoding elongation factor EF-2 → MPRYKTVEQVLSLMKDRTRVRNIGIIAHVDHGKTTTSDTLLAASGIISPKVAGEALALDYLNVEQQRGITVKAANISLYHEAEGKGYVINLIDTPGHVDFSGRVTRSLRVLDGSIVVVDAVEGIMTQTETVLRQSLEERVRPILFVNKVDRLVKELKLSPQEMLNRLLDIIRQFNNLIDMYGEPEFKEKWMINPQAGNVVFGSAKDKWGFSLPMAQKKGINMKHVIDAYTASDKSKIEELASQVPIHEALLDAAIKFVPNPLEAQKYRIPKIWKGDLDSEVAKAMLNADPNGPVVFMITDMKVDPHAGLVATGRVFSGTLRSGEELWLVNAKTSQRILQVSLYMGPTRELAEEIPAGNIAAVLGLDRARSGETAISVAFNSVQGSFERLHYISEPVVTIAVEPKNPKDLTKMIDALRKLSIEDPNLVVKINEETGEYLLSGMGFLHLEVSLQLLRENYGIDVVTTPPIVVYRESIRAKSQVFEGKSPNKHNKFYLSVEPLNDKTIELISNGTIREDMDSKEMAKILRDSADWDYDEAKRIIAIDENVNVFVDMTSGVQHLREVIDTVLQGFRLAMREGPLAHEPIRGVKVIMHDAVIHEDPAHRGPAQIYPAVRNSIFAGFLTSRPTLLEPIQKLDIRAPADLIGNVTAVITRKRGKILDVSQVSNMSRITAEVPVSESYDMASELRGATGGRAFWGTEFSRWAPVPDSILLDVVSKIRERKGLPKELPKVEDFLS, encoded by the coding sequence TGGAAAGACTACTACCAGTGATACTTTATTAGCAGCCTCTGGAATAATTTCACCAAAAGTGGCTGGTGAGGCATTAGCGTTAGACTATCTGAATGTAGAGCAACAAAGAGGAATCACAGTGAAGGCTGCAAACATAAGTCTATATCACGAAGCAGAAGGCAAAGGATATGTAATTAACTTAATCGATACACCAGGCCACGTTGATTTTAGTGGAAGAGTTACAAGAAGTTTAAGAGTTCTTGACGGTTCGATAGTTGTTGTTGATGCAGTTGAGGGTATAATGACACAAACTGAAACTGTTCTAAGACAGAGTCTGGAAGAAAGAGTTAGGCCAATACTATTTGTAAATAAGGTTGATAGATTAGTAAAGGAGTTAAAGTTAAGCCCACAAGAAATGCTAAATAGATTACTAGATATAATAAGGCAATTTAACAATTTAATTGACATGTATGGAGAGCCAGAGTTCAAAGAAAAATGGATGATAAATCCACAAGCGGGTAATGTAGTTTTCGGTTCAGCCAAAGACAAATGGGGGTTTAGTTTACCTATGGCACAGAAGAAAGGAATTAACATGAAGCATGTAATTGATGCATATACTGCCTCTGATAAATCCAAAATTGAGGAGCTAGCCTCACAAGTTCCAATCCACGAAGCTTTACTTGATGCGGCAATCAAATTCGTTCCTAATCCTCTAGAGGCGCAAAAGTACAGAATTCCTAAGATCTGGAAAGGTGACTTAGATAGCGAAGTGGCTAAGGCAATGTTAAATGCAGATCCTAACGGACCAGTAGTTTTCATGATAACAGATATGAAAGTGGATCCACACGCAGGTTTAGTAGCAACCGGTAGAGTATTCTCTGGAACTCTCAGATCTGGGGAAGAATTATGGTTAGTTAACGCAAAGACTTCGCAGAGAATTTTACAAGTAAGTCTATATATGGGACCGACAAGAGAGCTTGCGGAAGAGATACCAGCAGGAAATATTGCAGCAGTATTAGGCTTAGATAGAGCTAGATCAGGTGAGACTGCTATATCTGTAGCCTTTAATTCAGTTCAAGGAAGTTTTGAAAGACTTCATTATATCTCGGAACCAGTAGTAACAATAGCAGTAGAGCCTAAGAATCCAAAAGATTTAACAAAGATGATTGATGCATTAAGGAAATTAAGTATTGAAGATCCAAACTTAGTAGTCAAAATAAATGAAGAAACAGGCGAATATCTGTTATCTGGCATGGGATTCCTTCACTTAGAAGTATCGTTACAACTATTGAGAGAAAACTATGGTATTGATGTAGTAACAACACCACCAATAGTAGTATATAGAGAAAGCATAAGAGCCAAGAGTCAAGTATTTGAAGGGAAGTCACCAAATAAGCATAACAAGTTCTATTTGAGTGTTGAACCGTTAAATGATAAGACCATTGAGCTGATTAGTAATGGAACAATAAGGGAAGATATGGATAGTAAGGAAATGGCTAAAATATTAAGAGATAGTGCTGACTGGGATTATGACGAGGCTAAGAGAATAATAGCAATAGATGAAAACGTAAACGTATTTGTTGATATGACAAGCGGTGTGCAACACTTAAGAGAAGTCATTGATACAGTACTTCAAGGTTTCAGGTTAGCTATGAGGGAGGGACCACTAGCACATGAACCGATTAGAGGAGTAAAAGTTATAATGCATGATGCTGTAATACATGAAGATCCAGCTCACAGAGGTCCAGCCCAAATTTACCCTGCAGTAAGGAATTCCATCTTTGCTGGTTTCTTAACGTCAAGACCTACTCTCTTAGAGCCTATCCAAAAACTTGATATAAGAGCCCCAGCTGACCTGATAGGTAACGTAACAGCAGTAATAACTAGAAAGAGAGGGAAGATCCTCGATGTTTCACAAGTGTCCAATATGTCGAGAATTACCGCAGAGGTTCCAGTTTCAGAATCTTACGATATGGCAAGCGAGCTAAGAGGTGCAACTGGTGGGAGAGCATTCTGGGGTACTGAATTTAGTAGATGGGCACCAGTACCTGATAGTATACTGTTAGATGTAGTAAGTAAGATCAGAGAGAGAAAAGGATTACCAAAAGAGTTACCTAAAGTAGAAGATTTCCTCTCGTGA
- a CDS encoding HAD family hydrolase has protein sequence MSSDNTIFSNVKAVFFDFDNTLINFDSRSREALRTVAKDMYNYIKENYRYEIDITIIQRLVDAESNRLDREGEYDRNKWWENVLSLLNVEKVERSQLYDWTSLYWSIAGQTEPYEDAKELIEYLSSKGYKLGIITNSDGEGGNKSKRLRSFPLIDKFNVIIIGGEGGIKPKPNIEPFIIACERVSVSPNSCLFIGDDPIKDCLAAKKAGMYSVLVDREAKVKNAELYADFVVTSLTQLEEFL, from the coding sequence TTGTCTTCCGATAATACAATATTCAGCAACGTAAAGGCTGTGTTTTTTGATTTCGATAATACCTTAATTAATTTTGATAGTAGATCAAGAGAGGCTTTAAGGACAGTTGCTAAGGATATGTATAATTATATTAAAGAAAATTATAGATACGAAATAGATATTACCATAATCCAGAGATTAGTTGATGCTGAAAGTAACAGATTGGATAGGGAGGGCGAATATGACAGAAATAAATGGTGGGAAAATGTGCTTAGTCTATTAAACGTAGAAAAAGTAGAAAGGTCTCAATTATATGATTGGACTAGCCTATATTGGTCGATCGCGGGGCAAACTGAACCTTATGAGGATGCTAAAGAACTTATAGAATATTTAAGTAGCAAAGGTTACAAATTGGGCATAATAACAAATAGCGATGGAGAAGGAGGAAATAAAAGTAAGCGATTAAGGAGTTTTCCATTAATTGATAAATTTAATGTTATAATTATTGGAGGGGAAGGAGGTATAAAACCTAAACCAAATATTGAACCTTTCATAATTGCTTGTGAAAGGGTATCAGTAAGTCCTAATTCCTGCCTTTTCATAGGAGATGATCCCATAAAAGATTGTTTAGCGGCGAAGAAAGCTGGTATGTATTCTGTTTTAGTTGATAGAGAAGCTAAGGTGAAGAATGCTGAGTTATACGCAGACTTCGTTGTAACATCTCTTACACAGTTAGAGGAATTTCTTTAA
- a CDS encoding M28 family peptidase, translating to MIFSRLKSLSDEGEIIAGSKEEEKIKNKIRKILELVSDEIRVTPVRVLNWREKEIIVECEGNKIDAISFPYSLSTDTEGNVSDNFSECNDKILKVNITSLFEVNKYYINAVKANCKAVIFSLDNENRRFVIKYGNMLDYGPCPPPPIPAIYVKSSDFNKIRGKCRIIIESEINPYATGYVIEGITNARNENTVVHITSHHDHWLAGERDDLLAVSLLPEFRSNLYETHLISYTAEESGSIYFSTFSWSYGSRTFLSNLGSEDLDNILININLDNISEYEIIIKTVPGLKDLFSGLYTTNIIDVPEIYTDSYSYIRNGIPSIDIGSKNNPHYHGEFDKIDPNDSKIIGNINLIKNIISKIINNNIYYNFNDMIEQVKNSMLYAHPPLKTYLVNLIDRLRDKDIYVYRNLLKFYGGILDIEENYANVKLFHKSYGIEEMIKRKSTICIENFQCLEKPKESSSTYYRYFTYYLNELKEDVTNEYTDQLYLLLKKFL from the coding sequence GTGATTTTTAGCCGTCTTAAATCCTTGTCAGATGAAGGAGAAATAATTGCTGGGTCTAAAGAAGAGGAGAAGATCAAGAACAAGATTAGGAAAATATTAGAACTTGTAAGCGATGAAATAAGAGTCACTCCCGTAAGGGTTCTAAACTGGAGAGAAAAAGAGATAATAGTAGAATGCGAAGGAAATAAAATAGATGCGATATCTTTCCCTTACTCTTTGTCTACGGATACAGAAGGAAACGTCTCAGACAATTTTAGTGAGTGCAATGATAAAATACTTAAAGTAAACATAACTAGTCTCTTTGAGGTCAATAAATACTATATTAACGCAGTTAAAGCTAACTGTAAAGCAGTAATTTTTTCTCTAGATAATGAAAATAGAAGGTTTGTAATAAAATATGGTAACATGCTAGACTATGGTCCATGCCCACCTCCACCAATACCTGCTATATATGTTAAAAGTAGTGATTTCAACAAGATAAGAGGTAAGTGCAGAATAATTATTGAGTCTGAAATAAATCCTTATGCAACTGGATATGTAATTGAGGGAATAACTAACGCTAGAAATGAGAATACCGTGGTCCACATAACCTCCCATCACGATCATTGGCTAGCTGGCGAAAGGGACGATTTATTAGCTGTTTCACTTTTACCAGAATTTAGATCAAATCTTTATGAGACTCATTTAATATCCTATACCGCTGAGGAATCCGGATCTATTTACTTTTCCACTTTCTCTTGGTCTTACGGATCAAGAACTTTTCTCAGCAATCTAGGTTCAGAAGATTTGGATAATATTTTGATTAATATTAATTTAGATAATATAAGTGAGTATGAGATTATAATAAAAACTGTTCCGGGTTTGAAAGACTTGTTTAGCGGATTATATACTACTAATATAATTGACGTACCAGAAATTTATACTGATAGTTACTCATACATAAGAAATGGTATACCCAGTATAGACATAGGAAGTAAGAATAATCCTCACTATCATGGCGAGTTTGACAAAATAGATCCAAATGATAGTAAGATAATTGGTAATATAAATTTAATTAAGAATATTATATCAAAAATTATAAATAATAATATATATTATAACTTTAATGACATGATAGAGCAAGTTAAAAATAGTATGCTATATGCTCATCCACCTTTAAAGACTTATCTAGTGAATTTAATAGATAGGTTAAGAGATAAAGATATCTACGTATATAGAAATTTGCTAAAATTTTACGGTGGAATTTTAGATATCGAGGAGAATTATGCAAACGTTAAACTATTTCACAAAAGTTATGGGATTGAAGAAATGATAAAGAGAAAATCAACGATATGTATTGAAAACTTCCAATGCCTAGAAAAACCTAAAGAATCCAGTAGTACTTATTATCGTTATTTCACATATTATCTTAATGAATTAAAAGAGGACGTAACGAATGAATATACAGACCAACTGTACTTATTGTTAAAGAAATTCCTCTAA
- a CDS encoding DUF447 domain-containing protein — translation MKKFLKMFFPYDGIYEVLLGTNGVKPNLKPIGIIRSDVNTITLKIYKNTLTYSNLIINNKCSINIVTNPEVFLSSLIQDLNFTIDDEYGLPVLRSYNVIYAECKKIDDSKDPAVFELLPFDLEINSMTISPAYSRGYGILIDFLVNYTRVDIYGGKDLEKLLEILSYEYGVIKKTTPHLAKMLGVIQNTMRSKGYKLD, via the coding sequence ATGAAAAAGTTCTTAAAAATGTTCTTTCCTTACGACGGAATTTATGAAGTATTATTAGGAACTAATGGAGTTAAGCCTAACTTGAAACCAATAGGAATCATAAGAAGTGATGTTAACACTATTACTTTAAAAATATACAAAAACACTTTGACATACTCTAACTTGATCATAAATAATAAATGTTCTATAAATATAGTCACTAATCCCGAAGTTTTTCTCTCGTCTCTCATTCAGGATTTAAATTTCACCATAGACGATGAATATGGTCTTCCCGTATTAAGAAGTTATAATGTAATTTACGCTGAATGTAAAAAGATAGATGATAGTAAAGATCCAGCAGTATTCGAATTATTGCCCTTTGACTTAGAAATTAACTCAATGACCATTTCACCAGCTTACAGTAGGGGTTATGGCATTTTAATAGATTTCTTAGTGAATTACACTAGAGTGGACATTTATGGAGGAAAGGATCTCGAAAAATTATTGGAAATATTAAGCTATGAATATGGTGTAATAAAGAAGACAACACCCCACTTGGCTAAGATGTTAGGCGTTATACAGAACACTATGAGATCAAAAGGTTATAAGTTGGACTAG
- a CDS encoding isocitrate/isopropylmalate family dehydrogenase translates to MVFNIAVIPGDGVGPEIYALSKKILSKLIELYKLDMNLIEVEAGDTALSKYGEALPKQTLNVIDKSDAILKGPVGESAMDVVVKLRQMYDMYANIRPAKSLPNVHSKFQNVDLVIVRENTEDLYKGFEYVPANGVAIAMKIITEFASRRIINVALNYANSRRKKVTCVHKANVMRVTDGLFARVCREILKGKVEFEEMYVDAAAANLVRDPTRFDVIVTTNVYGDILSDEASQIAGSLGLAPSANIGDEKSMFEPVHGAAFDIAGRGIVNPTAFLLSISMMLYQLYEKSKNVAYMSAHKSLENAISEVYKRGIKLTQDVGGNAKSSEFIDEIYKYIQ, encoded by the coding sequence ATGGTTTTTAATATAGCTGTGATTCCAGGTGATGGGGTAGGTCCAGAAATTTATGCACTAAGTAAGAAAATATTAAGCAAGTTAATAGAATTGTATAAACTGGATATGAATTTAATTGAAGTTGAAGCTGGAGATACGGCTTTGAGTAAATATGGTGAAGCTTTGCCTAAGCAAACCCTAAACGTAATAGATAAGTCTGACGCTATTTTAAAGGGACCAGTAGGGGAAAGCGCAATGGATGTAGTAGTTAAACTTAGGCAAATGTATGATATGTATGCTAATATAAGACCAGCTAAATCGTTACCTAACGTTCACTCTAAGTTTCAGAACGTTGATTTGGTTATAGTTAGGGAAAATACTGAGGATCTGTATAAGGGCTTTGAATACGTTCCTGCTAACGGAGTAGCGATAGCTATGAAGATAATAACTGAGTTTGCTTCAAGAAGAATTATAAACGTAGCTCTAAACTATGCTAATAGTAGGAGAAAAAAAGTTACTTGTGTTCATAAGGCAAATGTTATGAGGGTAACTGATGGTCTTTTTGCTAGAGTTTGCAGAGAGATACTTAAAGGAAAAGTCGAATTTGAGGAAATGTATGTTGATGCGGCAGCAGCTAATTTAGTGAGAGATCCAACTAGATTTGATGTCATAGTCACTACTAATGTTTATGGTGATATTCTAAGTGATGAGGCGAGCCAAATAGCCGGAAGCTTAGGTTTGGCACCCTCTGCAAACATAGGCGATGAAAAGTCTATGTTTGAACCAGTACATGGTGCGGCTTTTGATATAGCTGGAAGGGGGATAGTTAATCCTACTGCCTTCTTGCTTTCAATTTCAATGATGCTCTATCAACTTTATGAGAAATCTAAAAACGTTGCGTATATGTCTGCTCATAAGTCATTAGAGAATGCCATATCTGAAGTTTATAAAAGAGGAATTAAGTTAACTCAAGACGTAGGTGGTAACGCTAAGAGTAGTGAGTTCATAGACGAAATATACAAATACATACAATAG
- the ileS gene encoding isoleucine--tRNA ligase yields MIGNYDPKRLESEVIKFWEDNKIYQKLKSEVNKRTEKFLFIDGPPYPSSPVPHIGTIWNKVIKDCILRYERLMNKKVHDQPGYDTHGLPIEVAIERQLGIKNKQEIIDKIGVENFIKKCKDFALNNANMMTKNFKDIGVFMDWDNPYYTLDPEYISSSWSVVKKAYEKGLLGKGTAVLHWCPRCETTLSDYEVSEYKDIEDPSIYVKFKIKGENNKYLLIWTTTPWTIPANVFVMVNKDYYYVDVEVNGEILVIAKDRVESVMKEAGITNYKILRVYKGDDLLGVRYEHPLKDLIPAQSNLEHYVVDAGSVVTLSEGTGLVHGAPGHGEEDFEIGTRNGFPVVMFVNDKGEFKEEGGKYKGLNVREAAEVIIKDLREHKALLYAGKIVHRYPVCWRCKTPLILRAVDQWFIRVSKIKNKMLEEIDKVNWIPEWGKIRIGNMIRELRDWVISRQRFWGTPLPIWVCENCSNVIVVGSKEELEKISVDPVPNDLHKPYIDNIRVKCNKCGSMARRVPDVADVWFDSGVAFFASLGKDWDKKWKQIGPVDLVLEGHDQLRGWFFSLLRTGMILLDKAPYLSVLVHGFMLDEQGREMHKSLGNYVEPSVVIERYGRDILRLWLLRNTTWEDAKFSWRSLDLVKRDLQVIWNTFVFASTYMNLDNFDPSKYNLSYIIKYAKIEDLWLLSRFNSMLKIVIEAMKDYKVHELANTLVNFLIEDVSRFYIRLIRKRAWVEGNTEDKVSLYYVLYYVLKNWLILASTVIPFTAEKIYQSFCVDDKKESVSMETIGKYDESLVNLELEQAFKLLREISEASLNARAKAGIKLRWPLSKVYVFLNEPKDISYLGKTKEVLLNLLNAKDIEIGDIKGFKNFSKYKVEPNKSIIGKEYKSLAPKIIKYIEENGNVIARDILDNNSHKTMIEGREIVLNSSHLIISEETIEGYVSAKFDKGVIVISKQISQREEEEGIVRDIIRRIQFMRKKLGLNVVDYILVSIKVPEERGDIIERWSDFIKSETRALSISTNEAKGDLLLDWDIEGETYTIGISKVNNDEKK; encoded by the coding sequence CTGATTGGCAACTATGACCCTAAGAGACTCGAAAGTGAGGTAATAAAATTCTGGGAGGATAATAAGATATATCAGAAGCTTAAGTCCGAGGTCAATAAGAGAACAGAAAAATTCTTATTTATTGATGGTCCTCCTTATCCGTCTAGTCCAGTTCCACACATAGGCACTATTTGGAATAAGGTAATTAAGGATTGCATACTGAGGTACGAGAGATTAATGAACAAGAAGGTTCATGATCAACCTGGATATGATACTCACGGTTTACCAATTGAGGTGGCGATTGAAAGACAATTAGGTATCAAGAATAAACAAGAGATTATAGATAAAATAGGAGTAGAGAATTTCATTAAAAAGTGTAAAGACTTTGCATTAAACAATGCTAATATGATGACCAAGAATTTTAAGGATATTGGCGTTTTCATGGATTGGGATAATCCTTACTATACTTTAGACCCCGAATATATTAGTTCTTCCTGGAGTGTAGTTAAGAAAGCTTATGAAAAAGGGTTATTGGGTAAAGGAACCGCTGTATTGCATTGGTGCCCTAGGTGTGAGACTACATTATCAGATTATGAAGTTTCAGAATATAAAGATATAGAGGATCCCTCAATATATGTTAAGTTTAAAATTAAAGGCGAAAACAATAAATACTTGTTAATCTGGACTACCACACCTTGGACTATTCCAGCTAACGTATTCGTCATGGTCAATAAGGACTATTATTATGTAGACGTGGAGGTAAATGGAGAGATCCTAGTTATTGCTAAAGATAGGGTAGAGTCAGTGATGAAAGAAGCCGGGATAACTAATTATAAGATTTTGAGAGTTTATAAGGGAGACGACTTATTAGGCGTTAGGTACGAGCATCCACTTAAGGACTTGATTCCTGCTCAAAGTAATCTTGAACATTATGTAGTTGATGCTGGTAGTGTAGTGACTTTAAGTGAAGGTACAGGTTTAGTTCATGGTGCTCCTGGTCATGGTGAGGAGGACTTCGAAATAGGAACAAGGAACGGATTCCCTGTCGTTATGTTTGTAAATGATAAAGGCGAATTTAAGGAAGAAGGAGGGAAATATAAAGGTCTAAACGTCAGAGAAGCAGCTGAAGTAATAATAAAAGATCTAAGAGAGCATAAAGCGTTATTATATGCAGGTAAAATAGTTCACAGATACCCAGTCTGTTGGAGATGTAAAACTCCATTAATTCTTCGTGCAGTTGATCAATGGTTCATCAGAGTATCGAAAATTAAAAATAAGATGTTGGAAGAGATTGATAAGGTCAATTGGATACCAGAGTGGGGAAAGATTAGAATAGGTAATATGATAAGAGAATTAAGAGACTGGGTAATAAGCAGGCAAAGATTTTGGGGGACTCCTTTACCTATATGGGTTTGTGAAAATTGTAGTAATGTTATAGTAGTCGGTAGTAAAGAGGAGCTAGAAAAGATTAGTGTTGATCCAGTTCCTAATGATTTACACAAGCCCTATATAGATAATATTAGGGTGAAATGTAACAAATGTGGCAGTATGGCTAGGAGAGTTCCAGACGTTGCAGATGTGTGGTTTGATAGTGGCGTTGCATTCTTCGCTAGTTTAGGGAAAGACTGGGATAAAAAATGGAAGCAAATAGGTCCAGTTGATCTAGTGCTAGAAGGACATGATCAATTAAGGGGATGGTTCTTCAGTCTGCTAAGGACTGGAATGATATTACTTGATAAAGCTCCGTATTTGTCAGTATTAGTTCATGGATTCATGTTAGATGAGCAAGGCAGAGAGATGCATAAAAGCTTAGGTAACTATGTTGAGCCCTCTGTTGTTATAGAAAGATATGGCAGAGATATTTTGAGATTATGGTTATTAAGGAATACGACATGGGAGGATGCTAAATTCTCTTGGAGGTCATTGGATTTAGTCAAACGTGATCTGCAAGTGATTTGGAATACTTTTGTTTTCGCTTCGACATATATGAATCTAGATAATTTTGATCCATCTAAATATAATTTGTCTTATATCATAAAATATGCTAAGATTGAGGACCTATGGTTACTATCACGATTCAACTCCATGTTAAAAATTGTTATAGAGGCAATGAAAGATTATAAAGTTCATGAATTAGCAAATACATTAGTTAACTTCCTAATAGAGGACGTTAGTAGGTTTTATATAAGGCTAATCAGAAAAAGAGCTTGGGTAGAGGGCAACACTGAAGATAAAGTGTCTCTATACTACGTTTTATACTATGTTCTTAAGAATTGGCTCATATTAGCCTCTACAGTAATTCCATTTACAGCTGAGAAAATATATCAATCTTTTTGCGTTGATGATAAGAAAGAATCCGTTTCCATGGAAACCATAGGGAAGTATGACGAGTCATTAGTTAATTTAGAACTAGAACAAGCGTTTAAATTATTAAGAGAGATTAGCGAAGCTTCTTTAAATGCTAGAGCAAAGGCTGGAATTAAGTTAAGGTGGCCTCTATCTAAGGTTTACGTATTTCTGAATGAGCCTAAGGATATAAGTTATTTAGGAAAAACCAAAGAAGTGTTGTTAAATCTACTAAATGCTAAGGATATTGAGATAGGAGACATTAAAGGATTCAAGAATTTCAGTAAATATAAAGTTGAACCGAATAAATCTATCATAGGTAAAGAGTATAAGAGTTTGGCACCTAAGATTATAAAGTATATTGAAGAAAATGGTAATGTTATCGCGAGAGACATACTTGATAATAATTCACATAAGACTATGATAGAAGGAAGAGAGATAGTATTAAACTCTTCGCATTTAATTATATCTGAGGAGACGATAGAAGGTTACGTTTCAGCTAAATTTGATAAGGGCGTTATAGTTATAAGTAAACAAATTTCTCAAAGGGAAGAAGAGGAGGGTATAGTAAGGGATATTATCAGAAGAATACAGTTCATGAGAAAGAAGTTAGGATTAAATGTAGTGGATTACATACTAGTCTCAATTAAGGTTCCGGAGGAAAGAGGAGATATTATTGAGCGATGGTCAGATTTTATTAAGAGTGAGACTAGGGCTCTGTCTATTTCAACCAATGAAGCGAAGGGTGATTTACTGCTTGATTGGGACATTGAAGGAGAAACATATACTATCGGTATAAGCAAGGTAAATAATGATGAAAAGAAGTAA
- a CDS encoding putative RNA uridine N3 methyltransferase — translation MYLFPRAKPLNVILFLSLFDIENSMLEITSKLSFILRVTCTFRVNEIFWVKDSRHNEKMMEIVDDVSKYLLAPPYLKKYIPFKSTLRKVGLLSPLNVPSHNVKKTLVEGELRLGRKGDFGFNRKIKTKSKVILVLDSIKFNFIPYINIYYDGIRMKFIEFDDIFKFDNIIVASRSGKNPLESMHEIKELYNNRGLTLLIGPPHGRVLNKLGEKYINSSYNFAINQGVMDIRTEEALAYSLSILNLMLS, via the coding sequence ATGTATCTTTTTCCGAGAGCTAAACCATTAAATGTAATCCTATTTTTGTCATTATTTGATATAGAAAATTCAATGTTAGAAATCACATCAAAACTATCCTTTATTCTCAGAGTAACATGCACGTTTAGAGTTAATGAAATATTCTGGGTAAAGGATTCTAGACATAATGAGAAAATGATGGAGATAGTAGACGATGTCTCCAAATATTTATTGGCTCCGCCTTATCTTAAAAAATACATCCCATTCAAATCTACTCTAAGGAAAGTTGGTCTTCTAAGCCCTTTGAACGTTCCCTCACATAATGTTAAGAAAACGTTAGTCGAAGGAGAATTAAGGTTAGGAAGAAAAGGTGATTTTGGATTTAATAGAAAGATAAAAACTAAATCCAAGGTAATTCTTGTCTTAGATTCAATAAAATTTAATTTTATTCCATATATTAATATATACTATGATGGTATAAGGATGAAATTTATTGAATTCGATGACATATTTAAATTTGATAATATAATAGTAGCCAGTAGAAGTGGGAAAAATCCCTTAGAAAGTATGCATGAAATTAAAGAGCTTTATAATAATAGAGGTTTGACTCTATTAATAGGCCCTCCTCATGGAAGAGTTCTTAATAAGCTAGGTGAGAAATATATAAATAGTTCGTACAATTTTGCAATTAATCAAGGCGTTATGGACATAAGGACGGAAGAAGCATTAGCGTACTCCTTATCTATACTAAATCTGATGTTAAGTTAG
- a CDS encoding 50S ribosomal protein L3: MGHRKLSSPRRGSAGLRPRKRASELLPTPRNWPQVNFNEPKLLGFIGYKVGMTHIYFIDDWPNSPTNGKEIYMPVTVVETPPIIPLSIRAYVMDPKGEPSVLTEYWASIPSQPEVFRRIKSFSILQKDEESKKKFQENMNKRFELIKSNLERILYFRVLVATQPRKIPSLGKKAPDLVEIQIGGGDKAKQLEYSLSILGKEINVKDVFKEGQLVDIIGVTKGKGFAGVIKRYNVIELPRWHKHRKGSRKIGTRGPSLGTPSYTPQPGQLGFHRRTEYNKRILKISDDPKEINPLGGFVRYGIVRNTFLVIQGSVLGSKKRPIFLRYPVRPSYVFEGVPKITYVNLNSQQG; this comes from the coding sequence ATGGGTCATCGTAAGTTATCGTCACCAAGAAGAGGTTCGGCTGGTCTCAGACCTAGGAAGAGAGCATCTGAGTTGCTTCCTACACCTAGGAATTGGCCTCAAGTTAACTTTAATGAACCTAAACTATTAGGCTTTATAGGATATAAAGTTGGAATGACTCATATTTACTTTATTGATGATTGGCCTAACTCTCCTACAAACGGAAAAGAAATTTATATGCCAGTTACCGTTGTGGAGACACCACCAATTATTCCCTTATCCATTAGAGCTTATGTCATGGATCCTAAAGGAGAGCCTAGTGTACTAACTGAGTATTGGGCTTCTATTCCCTCTCAACCAGAGGTATTTAGGAGAATTAAATCTTTCTCTATTTTACAAAAAGATGAGGAGAGTAAGAAAAAATTCCAAGAGAATATGAATAAAAGATTTGAGTTAATAAAATCCAATCTTGAAAGGATTTTATACTTTAGAGTTTTGGTAGCAACACAGCCTAGAAAAATTCCGTCGTTAGGAAAGAAAGCTCCGGATCTAGTAGAAATACAGATTGGAGGAGGGGATAAGGCTAAACAACTGGAGTATTCTTTAAGTATATTAGGTAAGGAAATAAATGTAAAAGATGTATTTAAGGAGGGTCAATTAGTTGATATAATTGGAGTTACTAAGGGTAAAGGGTTTGCCGGTGTCATAAAGAGATATAATGTTATAGAATTGCCAAGGTGGCATAAGCATAGAAAGGGAAGTAGAAAAATTGGTACCAGAGGACCTTCATTGGGCACACCTAGTTATACCCCGCAACCTGGTCAATTAGGATTCCATAGGAGAACTGAATACAATAAGAGAATTTTGAAGATTTCTGATGATCCAAAAGAGATAAACCCGTTGGGAGGATTTGTTAGATATGGGATAGTAAGAAATACGTTTTTAGTAATACAAGGTTCAGTATTGGGAAGTAAGAAGAGGCCAATATTCTTAAGGTACCCAGTTAGGCCTTCGTATGTTTTTGAAGGGGTGCCTAAGATAACTTACGTGAATTTAAACAGTCAACAAGGGTGA